GGCTCCCCTACTAAAGCTAAACTTTCAAAAGTCACATTTGGTTGTATgggtttttgtattaataatgtttttttatatattttaaatatatttctttccaGATGATGTATTCAGGATAGTTTATGAGGAAGTAGATGAGAGTGAAGTGAAGATATTCAGTTTTCCTTCATCGCAGAGTGTCAGCGGTGAAGTTGAAGAGTTTAGGTATGTACATTCTAGTTAGAAGTATTTTACACGTTTTTTGGTATTGGGGGGGGGggaatcttaaaaaatatactctgTTCCTGAGGGGAAACAAGGTTACATGGGGTtttacccactaaaaccccctcggtgACCATCCTCTAGtgcagggatccccaaactattttcgACAAGTGACCTCTTTTCccaaatgaactgttacctcagacctcCACATggtcaaattacctacttttaagatcaattattattattattaattctgacttaggttaaaagaagaagacagagtgagaattagcaatgctttaactGGGTAATCTTTTATCCACTTTGGTAGTCCCTGCTCCAGTGTCACTGGTAGGGCTTCGGGATCTCCGATGGAACGTACCGGTGCAGGAGTATTTTATATCTAGAAAATCTAgatttatatctaaaaaaaaacaagccaaagcaaaaagaaaaaaaaacttttataaaaagtttcgttgtatatatataaatctcctTTCAGATTTCCTCGAGCTGGTACACCCAATGCTAAGTCCACACTCAAGCTGGTGACCTTCAGACTGCAGAAGACGACACCTACCACCGTGCTGGATTATTACCAAGAGGGCGCTGCTGAGACACATTGTATGTATACTAAATTTGACCCACAGtttcacaaatatatttaaggaGGTAAGAGAGGCGCCactatcgcggttagttctgtcagaaaatacgtgaaaattatacattttttttattttaataccaaaaggtggaaaacgagcaaacggccacctgaattcgctaaaatagcgaggcgaccgttgcccatagacatccgcaaatgcagacgcgttgcctacctttaatcaacggagaagaggacgcacagaaagagaatattttccttcctttgcgtcccctcttccgccaaatctacttccccttcccatcattttctAATAGGAAAacgatgggaagggaaagatgactaaaattagtcctccggtaccacactcatcagactgtagttggaattacttccacttgacacctgtcttctgtgaggtcgtggtatttcactgaatGAGGTCAATTCGTGCacacaacaaatattgttgttgcggaatctaccactgttaaaaatagaaaattacatagaAGAAAGAATCATAACAAGATGGCTACAGTACAAGATTTTTAGgatattttgacattgacagtgtGGCGCTAGTGAGtcatttagtttgacttatatCCACTGGGTCAGTTAGATTTGTGTAAAGTTAAAAGGTGACGGAGGCGCTGCTATAACCTTTAgtactgttaaaatatataaaacctactttgGCACTGATAAtgccataaaaaaataagactaAATACAAGACAGcgtaaaacaaagattttttggattattttgatattgattgagtggcgctagtgtgctgcAGTAATTTAGTTCGACTTATGTCCACTTTAGATAACTTTGTCTATTGtatatattgtaagatatttggtgcaaaagtattttaaaagaattaaactaacagcgaaataatgaatttaactctacttcataataatcctcgctgtagtataaactcaaaccgaacgtaagtaaacaaaaatgtcagacgttccgcatgacggatggaaagagactgcctcaaGCAGCAGCGCATGcgtccttataaaaccttttgtgagactaccctcaacagtcctaacaatatatattaaaactcGACATTGCAATGTCAAATAATGACTCcattactgtgggtttctgagacttaaatctctgtttaatttttttttctgttatgtccaagataataacagggatgatgatatgttttacgCATAGATTGTGGTCTCAGAATTTAGTCATGTCATAAACTTGATCActagtttttctattttttttttaggtttttgtaaaatacaaaaattgtcAGACATCCTAAGAACATCGTACAAAAGGTTCATCAATTTAGGTACAAATAAAgcacaaaaatttattttgattctaaaaaaaaaatccgatgAACTTCTATCCcatgacattttttatatctctattgtcaaagcaaaaaaaaaatgttttttttgcagCATCAGCGGAAGGTATTACTGATTGTATGGAGGCGACTGATATCCGATGGTATGAGATGAGACAGCCATTGAAAGAAGTCTTCCCCTGGTTTGAATACCTCGCCAGAGTCGGTTGGACGCCATGCGGGAACTTGTAAGTATGCCTAGAGTATTCTAGTCTATTACTAGAATACCAGTAGACCAATAGGTAGTCtatttctttgtataaaacatatcatctctgtcattatctttgacaaaactagagataacaatatattttaaattaaagattatggtctcagaaaccaacggtaaaacATCCTAAACCCATAGACCGAAGAGACCCATAGACAAATAGAGCAATAGACCagatctaaatattttaaatgatggctaagtagaaaatttatttaatactagctgtgcccgcgacttcgtccgcgtgaaatactattttgggtagcattttttttgagctaattattttatttaaccaacgtgctatgctttgatgtatgtagaagaacatagaaagaggtgtgcccggaccgcgccaCATGTAGGTCCTgagtctctgcctacccctctgggttacgggtcgagaattatgttgttgttgttttttttacttaaacttataaaaaatgccaaaaaatattaaacttacaaaatattcacataaacatcttcccatacaaactttcattccCTATTCCgatttgttacattgcaaccttgagggtaaaacttttacaaatttcaaatgtcatatttatttatatcaaatcagcagcctaaaaaataagtttaaagcttctaactgtaaaaataacgatacttccatacaaatttccacccacactttcagcctcttataacccttttttcgcgttaaaaagtaggatttgtccttcctcaggctctagactaaatattagtaagggtaacatcaaaacatgttaagcaaaacattcaccaaaaccttacatattgcctaacaaaatttcatcccctattgttatttagcactcttgggggcaaaatttttacaaaaatttaatttcctatttatttatatagaattagccttgaaaataagtttcaagcttccaactgtaaaaatgacgataattccatacaaactttcacccccacgttcaaccccttgcaaaccctttttcgcgttaaaatgtgccctatgtccttcctcaggctctagactaaatattggtaagggtaatagcaaaacatattaaagaaaacattcaacaaaaccttacatattgccaaataaaatttcatcccctattgttatttagcacccttgggggtaaaattttacaaaaatttaatttcatatttatctttatcaaattaccagccttgaaaataagtttcaaccttctacctgtaaaaatgacgataattccatacaaactttcacccccactttcaaccccttcaaacccccttttcgcgttaaaatgtagactacgtctttcctcaggctctagactaaatattggtaagggttacagcaaagcatattaaacaaaacattcaccaaaaccgaatatgttgccaaacaaaatttcatcccctattgttatttagcacccttgggggtaaaatttttccaaaaatttaatttcatatttatctttatcaaattagccttgaaaataagtttcaatcttctacctgtaaaaatgacgataattccatacaaactttcacgcccactttcaaccccttacaacccctttttcgcgttaaaacgtagcctatgtccatcctcaggctctagactatctgtgtacaaaatttcatttaaatcggttcagtagtttttgcgtgaaagcgagacagacagacagacagacagagttactttcgcatttataatattagtaaggaattagtaaggattagcaacctcaaaaataagtttcaagcttctaactgtaaaaatgacgatactttcatacaaatttccaccctaactttcaacctcttacaaaccctttttcgcgttgtaaagtagtctttatcctttctcgggctctaaactaaatatttgtaacggtaacagcaaaacatattgaacaaaacattcaacaaaatctaaaatattcccaaacaaaatttcatccctaattgttatttagcacccttaagagtaaacttttttcaaatattgaatattaatttctttatatcaaattagcagcctcaaaaataagtttcaagcttctaactgtaaaaaaagacgatacttccatacaattttccaccccctctttcaaccccttacaacccccttttcgcgttaaaatgtagcctacgtctttcctcaggctctagactttttggcaaggataacagcaaaacatattgaacaaaacattcaccaaaaccgagcatattgccaatcaaaatttcatcccctattgttatttagcacccttgggggtaaattttttacaaaaatttaatttcatatttatttatatagaattagcaacctcaaaaataagtttcaagcttccaactgtaaaaatgacgataattccatacaaactttcacccccacgttcaaccccttgcaaaccctttttcgcgttaaaatgtgccctatgtccttcctcaggctctagactaaatattggtaagggtaatagcaaaacatattaaagaaaacattcaacaaaacctcacatattgccaaataaaatttcatcccctattgttatttagcacccttgggggtaaaattttacaaaaatttaatttcatatttatctttatcaaattaccagccttgaaaataagtttcaaccttctacctgtaaaaatgacgataattccatacaaactttcacccccactttcaaccccttcaaacccccttttcgcgttaaaatgtagactacgtctttcctcaggctctagactaaatattggtaagggttacagcaaagcatattaaacaaaacattcaccaaaaccgaatatgttgccaaacaaaatttcatcccctattgttatttagcacccttgggggtaaaaattttccaaaaatttaatttcatatttatctttatcaaattagccttgaaaataagtttcaatcttctacctgtaaaaatgacgataattccatacaaactttcacccccactttcaaccccttacaacccctttttcgcgttaaaacgtagcctatgtccatcctcaggctgtagactatctgtgtacaaaacttcatttaaatcggttcagtagtttttgcgtgaaagcgagacagacagacagagttactttcgcatttataatattagtaaggattacgctcttatttgtttattgaagAGAGAGTTACAAATAAAGACAATTGcacactatttttatattaaaaaaactaaattagttacaacgccatctattgaaagttctttgataaatatgtattagttacaacgccatctatcgtAAGTTACCTTTACACATAGTAAGACTAGCTGGccttttaaaaaacttaataattagcctacgttttcttcctgactatgatctacatttatgctaaatttcatcaagatctattgaaccatccatccatccaaatattcacatttataatattagttagattatttgatttatcCGTAGCGTGTGGGTCCAACTCCTGGATAGAGAGCAGCAACGTCTGGAGCTGGTGCTGATACCGCTCAGTGAGTTCAGTTCACCCACAGGATATGAGGATGCGGATGTGTCACCCACAACTTCAGGACATGGGAATGAAGAAAGGAGAGAGGTCAGTACAAGATAAACTGTTTCCATCTTCCTGTCATTtttcttatgtatttttaacatgtattcttccataaaattaactgtaaacttaattagcctatgtgttcttccagactatgttctatatctgtaccaaatttcatcaagatctgttgaaccgttccggagatatcttcaaacaaacattcatccatccatcgaaacattcacatctatatcctatatatataaaagaaagttgtgttagttacactatttataactcaagatcggtcaaactgatttagctgaaaattggtgggcaggtagcttagaagcaggaataggacataggataatttttaccccgttttctattttttattccgcgcggacggagtcgcgggtaaaagctagtttataatattaataaaattataatttttaaaaacaaataatccGTTACTCTAGCAACAAATCCAAGTCCTGATATCGGAAACAGCACCTGACGCTTGGATCAATGTCCACGATATACTGTACTTCTTGCCCAGCGCTGATGATCAGATCAGCTTCATCTGGGCATCAGAGGAGACTGGCTACCTTCATCTTTACATGGTCACCTGCGCTCTGCAACTCACCAATACTGAAAAGACAAGATGTAAGGCTAGATCTTAATGCCTCATTCAAGGTCACATGAATATATGACCTGGAATATAGAAAACTTCAAGCAATTTACTTCACTTTAATACCAAGTCATCATCAGCTTAAACATCCCCACTCTCTTTACTCGGAGTCTACACTAAGTTAAATgtgactatgtcatagtcaactatagcccagtgcgagttgacttcacacatatcattgaatttcttctcagatatgtgcagcatcactgatgttttcctttaacgtaagaatgtcggataaatgtacatatgtaaatcgaaaatcgaaaaacacattcgtacatggcgggattcgaactcaggaactgcagattgcaagtcaagtgcttaacccctgagtcacCGACACTCTTAATACCAAATGattgtcaaattatttgaaaaaaaaaaaattatggccgacttcaaaaagaaggaggttatcaattcgactgtatttttttgcaTCTTAGAATaccaaattactttttaaatgatatggcaactattttatctttctaacaatattatagttgccataaaaaagaaaattctatAGTTTTTCCGCAAAATGGCCGAGGTTATCTATTTTCCTGGTTCAATTATGAATTTCAGCGGTGATGGAAATGATAACTGATGATGAGTCAAATGCTGTtggacctaatattattagtaaagagGCCATCACCAGCGGAGAATGGGAGGTGATGGATAGAAAGATTTGGGTGAGGAAtagttactttattatttatttatttatttttatttaattcttatacaaaattaattgaacCTGTTAAAGTAATTTCAGTTAAATTGACAACCAATTTCTTCCCTCGAGTCaaacttgttatttatttatttattttttttcttgtaaatgtaacctttaattttaatttaattgatatttgtcTTGTTAACTAATTTttgataattgttttttttataatttatctggaaaaataaataattcactttattattaaagcagtattaaattttagatcATATCAAAGCCAGTGGTTTccaaaatttttttctttctcttagccttttttttattttgaggtTCCATTTGGATCATCTAAGGTCTGAATACCctggttatttataatatggaGTGATAAACAAGCAAAAGGCCACGggaattcgccaaaatggcgaagtaACCGCTACTTATAAACATCCGTATTTCTAGATGTTGCCTTTTATATTCACAGAGAGAGGATAATCTGTCTTtctctgtcaaatccacttccccttcctttGCTTGTACTGAAAAGGAAGGGAAGGTAAAATTAAGCTTACGCACATATTAATTTGTCTATAATTTCAGGTAGATGAAGCTCGGCAATTGGTGTACTTTGTGGGGCTGAAGGAGACACCCTTGGAGCGACATTTATATGTCGCCCCCCTGCGCCCCGCAGCACCCCTCACACTACTTACCACCCCCGGACACTCCCACACTGTGGACATTGATAATGTAAGTTCCCACTGGTGATGAAAcaagttacaaatattaaatctgccagaatttaaaaaaaaaattcagaattaaaaaaaaattaagcacattatttaaaaaaaaagtagcctataacatGCCTGAGTGTTTCGGCTAATTTCTCATCAAAGTCCGGTTGAAATCGGTCTAGACGATCCGGAGTTTACCGGGAACAAATTCGGCTTTGCGAACTGACAttcagacagacaaaaaaaaattaaaatttgtttttcgttATTAGTAACTCATATATGATATTGCATAtgtataattcaattttattaatataaactagctgtagcATGCGACTTCGTTtacgcagaataaaaaaaaaacttaatatcttatgtgttctttcagattatgttctacatttataccaaattcatcaaaatctgttgagCAATTCCGTAACTtgtaacatccatccatccatacattcgcatttataatattagtaagattaacttttttttttatatatccaTACAAATTGATATACACAGGAATGTACAACAGCTGTTATAACAACATCCAATATAAGTAACGTGCCAAGTACGAGAGTGTATCGCATCTCGCACTCTGACCGCACCGCGCTGATAGTGCAGGGCACGCTCATGGAGAAGATCACATGCGGTCagtattacatacatacatacatacatgcatacatacatacatacatacattcatacatactTTTAGACAATATCCATAATGATCGTTTGAAGCGAATGCGCGTTAAAGTTCCCAAAACAAAGTGTCAGATAGTTGTAGTGAgggacgtaagcgttgatatttttgtaagtCTAGTGTTGAGCTGCTCACCGGCACTGTGTCCATTTTCTGTCTAcgaatacatacatacatacatgtaGAGGGTGTCTCGTATTAAAACTTCGTTCTATCGTtggtaattttcttttatttttatttatttcctactGCCATATGTCGTCGATCGTCCTTCAGTCATTCCATCTTCCGTCGTACTATATTATATTCTcatctaattttaaaagaatgtcaagtaataaataaagaaaaatacaaaagagatcctacatacatacatacatacatatattcatacatacatacaacagTGTTAGACGCCAGCAATAACATTTGTTGCAAAAATGAGCATACAGAAGACAGTCTGATGATTGTGGTGTCgaaggactaattttagtcctctttcccttcccacccctttttttataaggaaagaatggaAGGGGAAATGGTTTTGACGGAGGAGACGACGTGTAAAAGGGGGATATATtctatttctgtgcgtcccctatgttgattaaaggtaggcaacgcgtctgcaattgcggatgtctataggcagcggtcgcttcgctatttcggcgaattcaggtgacagCTAGcccgtttgccactttataactaactgtcgcccgcgactccgtccccgcggaattaaaaaaaaacttaataagtagcctatgtgttcttccagactatgttctatatttaggCCAATTTTCATCTAGATCTGTTGAGTTGTTCCGcagataacaaacatacatccatttaaactttctcatttataatattagtaagattaattggcgaaggaaaacatcagtgatgctgcacatatctgagaagaaattcaatgatatgtgtgaagtcaactcgcactgTGCTATagttgactatgacatagtcacatctaacttagggtagactccgagcaCAGAGAGTGGGGAtgtacagtgagctgatgatgatgaagattaCTTGCttcatgtttaattttgttattagaaTCATCATCAGAGAGTCGCACCTTCAACGGTACTTGGGACAGTCGGGGTGATGGTGATGAAGACGGTGATAGTACTTTATTAGTCAGAggtaattgttaaatatttattaagtaaacgTTATTTATACGAAAAGTATATCAAACTCTCATTTCTATTGtgttattaataagtaaaagtcattattttttacccGACTGATACTAGGGTAATATGCTTTGTGCTTTGGATATGGGTTTATATGTACTATCAGGGAATTTGTTggtatttcatattaaaagtgATAGTCGTTTTTAGTATGActgtaagtaaaaaaagacaaatttcttttcattattgaaatttgCGCAATTCGATGCTATCGTATTggttatgtttgtttatttgcacGGAACAAAGttatctttttctaaattcTGTAAGTGGAACATCGCGAAATTCTCTGACTGTACTTACGTACGTATTCATTTGTGACCTCATGTAGGGTAAACAActgaacggattttgacgtATAAGGTGTCATACGAttggtttaattttcttcggttttttttagtttatctctattttgtttgTGAACAGAGCGCAGTCTGAGCGGTGTAAACGTACCGCCACCTCAGATCTTACAGACGCGTCTGTCGTGTGGCGCTGCTGCTTATTGTACGCTGTGGCGCTGCGCACGCGCCGGTCGGAGTCCCACCGTACTGCACGTGTATGGCGGTCCTGAAGTACAGACTGTCACTAATAGCTACAAGGTTCGTAACCCAGCGATTTTAATCGAGAAGACTAATGTATTATAGTTTTATAGAGTTTCTTACACAGGCACAAGTTGCCGATATTATCTGATATCGCCAAACAGTTGCTCACTACCTTTTTTTATCAAGATTGTCGTGAGAAAAGTCGttgcgattttcaagatggtggaccaaatctatacagttgataTTTAGTCGCTATGCCTATACTCAATGAGTAGGCGACTCGTGTCGGCGACTCAACTTTGCTTACGCAGTTTAAAAGATTTACATTGCTTTGTGCAGGAAAGTACTTTTAACATCGAAAATATCACGTGATGTTTAAAAAAGGGAAGGGGGCTTCTGatataaatcacaaaatatCACAAGTGGGAGGGGGGGAATATATCAAATGTTCAAATTCATATCAAATTTTCTGAAtgacgatttttttattactttgttgtaaaaagtaaaagaaattttagcAAAAGCCAGAAGAGTTTTTGTCTAAAACCTAACCAAACATCGATATACCTAAAAAATGTGTGGCGTAACAAGAATGGATAGGATACGAAATGTGTATATTAGAGGAAGTCTGAAAGTAGCACcggtagtagaaaaattgaCAAGTAAAATGTTAGCGTGGTATGGAcatgttatgaggagggaagaatcACATGTGACAAAGAGAatgttaagtatgagtgtggaagTACACAGGTAGAGGTAGAcataggaagagatggatggattgtgtgaaaggtGTCATCAAGAAgagggtgacaatggagatgatgAAGGACTTGATTTGGAAGACGGAAacctacgtaagtgggataagGTCATGGAAATGtttatggatggataaatggtATCCATTGCAGGGTATCAGACAGTTACGTATGCATATGCTGGCAGCACGAGGCTTTAACGTAGTGTCTGTGGATTCTCGTGGCTCCAAACATCGAGGTCGTGCATGGGAAGCTGCTATACGAGGCAAGATGGGACAAGTTGAACTTGATGATCAGGTAAGTACAGGTCATAGACTTCTAATAGGCTTCTGTAATTCTTATTCTTGATGACTCTGttcaaggaattaaaaaaaacttaataagtagtctatgttttcttctagactatgttctatatctgtgacaaatttcatcaagatccgttgaaccgttctggagataccttcaaacaaacatccata
The nucleotide sequence above comes from Papilio machaon chromosome 28, ilPapMach1.1, whole genome shotgun sequence. Encoded proteins:
- the LOC106709659 gene encoding dipeptidyl peptidase 9; translated protein: MDILKMEVREAGDGAAAGEFEQVPSKRYSWAEVRQAVHDLRKELSSLSTMVPMAISFRKLSNGKTRVYFLRTPHNGWEITLLYTDITHSSQPNNTRLDWKPLIESNIALGVSSGKWSREEQLLWERQRVAAWGIASYELHQPTGRVLFPCASSLFVAEEGTNQSPPLVPRSLSTGGGAALTPAMCPRAPSLVAHAARGDIWLAGGGLQRPTRLTYACKGHEPDRLADDPKQAGVPCYVTQEEFSRYTGFWWQPKCDDDVFRIVYEEVDESEVKIFSFPSSQSVSGEVEEFRFPRAGTPNAKSTLKLVTFRLQKTTPTTVLDYYQEGAAETHSSAEGITDCMEATDIRWYEMRQPLKEVFPWFEYLARVGWTPCGNFVWVQLLDREQQRLELVLIPLSEFSSPTGYEDADVSPTTSGHGNEERREQQIQVLISETAPDAWINVHDILYFLPSADDQISFIWASEETGYLHLYMVTCALQLTNTEKTRSVMEMITDDESNAVGPNIISKEAITSGEWEVMDRKIWVDEARQLVYFVGLKETPLERHLYVAPLRPAAPLTLLTTPGHSHTVDIDNECTTAVITTSNISNVPSTRVYRISHSDRTALIVQGTLMEKITCESSSESRTFNGTWDSRGDGDEDGDSTLLVRERSLSGVNVPPPQILQTRLSCGAAAYCTLWRCARAGRSPTVLHVYGGPEVQTVTNSYKGIRQLRMHMLAARGFNVVSVDSRGSKHRGRAWEAAIRGKMGQVELDDQVEVLQWLAKETGCIDMERVAIHGWSYGGYLSLLGLATRPNIFKVCVAGAPVTSWRLYDTAYTERYMGLPARAPHAYSRASVLAHAPFFPEREGRLLIIHGLADENVHFCHTAALLAELVRLGKPHRVQVYPGERHSLRSMHAAKHYEATLLHFLHENL